One genomic segment of Humidesulfovibrio mexicanus includes these proteins:
- the rapZ gene encoding RNase adapter RapZ, with protein MSQYPSESFSVVVVTGLSGAGKSTALNVFEDLGYFCVDGLPAAMLPKLVALFLGKDSKHRGLALGMDLRQHEFLDQWNDAVQELAAKGIVVRVLFVEATVDAIMRRYATTRRPHPLESDERGLEQALAKERALLAPLRRDAELVLDTSSFSIHDLRRQIQERFGAKEHAGQGMRVHVMSFGFKYGAPAEADLVFDLRFLPNPYFVPELRPMSGKDAPVADYVLDSETGRTFKARFLDFLLYLLPLYAAEGRYRVALALGCTGGRHRSVALAELAYATLHDAGYSVTLEHRHFDLG; from the coding sequence ATGTCGCAGTATCCGTCAGAGTCCTTCTCGGTCGTGGTGGTCACCGGCCTGTCCGGAGCGGGCAAAAGCACGGCGCTCAACGTGTTCGAGGATCTGGGCTATTTTTGCGTGGATGGTCTTCCCGCAGCCATGCTTCCCAAGCTCGTCGCCTTGTTTCTCGGCAAGGACTCCAAACACAGGGGACTCGCCCTGGGCATGGACTTGCGACAACATGAGTTTCTTGACCAATGGAATGACGCGGTGCAGGAGCTTGCCGCAAAGGGCATAGTGGTTCGGGTGCTGTTTGTGGAAGCCACGGTCGACGCCATCATGCGCCGATACGCCACCACGCGCCGTCCGCATCCTCTGGAGAGCGACGAAAGAGGGCTTGAGCAGGCCCTGGCCAAGGAGCGCGCCCTGCTTGCGCCTCTTCGGCGCGATGCTGAACTGGTGCTCGACACAAGCAGCTTTTCCATCCATGACTTGCGCCGCCAGATTCAGGAGCGTTTCGGCGCCAAGGAACATGCAGGGCAGGGAATGCGCGTGCACGTCATGAGCTTCGGCTTCAAGTACGGCGCACCGGCCGAGGCGGACCTTGTCTTTGATCTGCGTTTTTTGCCAAACCCATATTTCGTCCCCGAGCTTAGGCCCATGTCCGGGAAGGACGCCCCAGTGGCGGACTATGTGCTCGACTCGGAGACCGGGCGGACCTTCAAGGCCAGGTTCCTTGATTTTTTGCTCTACCTGTTGCCGCTTTATGCGGCCGAAGGACGCTACCGCGTGGCCCTGGCCCTGGGGTGCACCGGGGGGAGGCACCGTTCCGTTGCGCTTGCGGAATTGGCCTATGCCACTTTGCATGATGCGGGCTACAGCGTCACCCTGGAGCACCGGCACTTCGACCTTGGTTGA
- a CDS encoding PTS sugar transporter subunit IIA: MRLDEYLDRELVLPALAATSKPEVLREMTMAVAARHPQLDADLALSVLLDREGLGTTGIGDGVAIPHGKLPTLSNIILLVGRSLHGVDFEALDFKPCSIFFLVLAPEQMTGIHLRILAHISRLIKDDSFRKDFFEAEDREGLLRLLQSY; encoded by the coding sequence ATGCGTCTTGACGAGTATCTGGATCGGGAATTGGTGCTGCCCGCTCTTGCGGCCACCAGCAAGCCCGAAGTTCTGCGGGAAATGACCATGGCCGTAGCCGCCAGGCACCCGCAGCTTGATGCCGATCTTGCCCTCTCGGTCCTGCTGGACCGGGAGGGGCTCGGCACCACAGGCATTGGCGATGGCGTCGCCATTCCGCATGGCAAGCTCCCCACGCTGTCGAACATCATCCTGCTTGTGGGGCGCAGCCTGCATGGTGTTGATTTTGAGGCCTTGGACTTCAAGCCGTGCAGCATCTTTTTTCTGGTTCTTGCGCCAGAGCAGATGACCGGAATCCACCTGCGCATCCTTGCGCACATCTCGCGGCTCATCAAGGACGATTCGTTCCGTAAGGACTTCTTTGAGGCCGAGGACCGCGAGGGGCTTTTGCGCCTGCTCCAGTCTTACTGA
- the hpf gene encoding ribosome hibernation-promoting factor, HPF/YfiA family, with product MNISFAFKNFEPSDHLKEYATSRFEKMAKFIGDTIETELQINLSVEKFRHKAEVVLAADNLHISAYEESEDMYSTIDQVLDKLEAQLKKMRERHKERRRAGTPRAARMDVISFTDEGSGRTPTIKESDNFEPKPMSVDEAAMQLESRKFEFLVFRNAETARVNVLYRTKNGDFGLIDPGN from the coding sequence ATGAACATCTCTTTCGCCTTCAAGAATTTCGAGCCCTCCGACCACTTGAAGGAATACGCCACTTCCCGTTTCGAGAAGATGGCCAAGTTCATTGGCGATACCATAGAGACCGAACTCCAGATCAATCTCTCCGTGGAGAAGTTCCGCCACAAGGCGGAAGTGGTTCTTGCGGCGGACAATCTGCATATTTCGGCCTACGAAGAGTCCGAGGACATGTACTCGACCATCGACCAGGTGCTTGACAAGCTGGAGGCGCAGCTCAAGAAGATGCGCGAACGCCACAAGGAGCGTCGCCGCGCCGGAACGCCCCGCGCCGCGCGCATGGATGTCATAAGCTTCACTGACGAAGGCTCTGGCCGGACGCCAACCATCAAGGAAAGCGACAACTTCGAGCCCAAGCCCATGAGCGTCGATGAAGCGGCCATGCAGCTTGAGAGCCGCAAGTTCGAGTTTCTGGTGTTCCGCAATGCGGAAACCGCCCGCGTCAACGTTTTGTACAGGACCAAGAACGGAGACTTCGGTCTCATCGACCCCGGAAACTAA
- the rpoN gene encoding RNA polymerase factor sigma-54 — translation MGLELRQQLKLTQQLVMTPQLQQAIKLLQLSRLELVESIQQELMENPFLEELDPEVVDTAPATDNLDDYEAAHVDAQSREDENLMRSADWENYLGEFSSVTKQSLGRELEVPEEGLSFESRLTSKPSLEGHLAWQMRLSNFTDRDLDIGEIVIGNLDSRGYLQASVEEMAEQLPDCPVEDIEAVVRRIQRLDPVGVAARSVQECLLVQLQHQGLDEDPVLVSLVRDHLEDFEKHRYKPLTKKFKITMEDLKDYLDLIQSLEPMPGAHFSSGEPQYVSPDVFVYKVGQDFVIVLNEEGFPRLQLNPFYMENAKAKNTAEREYFQDKVRSAEWLMKSLYQRQRTLYKVMESIVRFQRDFFEHGVTRLKPLILKEVAEDIGMHESTVSRITTSKYVATPHGIFELKFFFNSALDLDDGTQVGSESVKALIKQLIGEENPKRPLSDEQIGEILKQKLEVNIARRTVAKYRTAMHIESSSKRKHVF, via the coding sequence ATGGGTCTTGAGCTCCGCCAACAACTCAAGCTGACGCAGCAACTGGTGATGACGCCGCAGTTGCAGCAGGCTATCAAGCTGCTCCAGCTGTCCAGGCTAGAGCTTGTTGAGTCCATTCAGCAGGAACTCATGGAAAACCCCTTCCTTGAGGAATTGGACCCGGAGGTTGTGGACACGGCACCTGCCACAGACAATCTCGACGACTACGAGGCCGCCCATGTGGACGCGCAGAGCAGGGAGGACGAAAACCTCATGCGCAGCGCGGATTGGGAAAACTATCTCGGAGAGTTTTCAAGCGTTACGAAGCAGTCGCTTGGGCGTGAGCTGGAAGTGCCTGAAGAGGGGCTCTCCTTCGAGTCCAGGCTGACCTCCAAGCCGAGTCTTGAAGGCCATCTGGCCTGGCAGATGCGTTTGTCCAACTTCACTGATCGGGATCTGGACATCGGCGAGATCGTCATTGGCAACTTGGATTCCCGCGGATATCTGCAGGCTTCGGTCGAGGAAATGGCCGAGCAGCTGCCTGATTGTCCCGTCGAGGACATAGAGGCTGTAGTGCGGCGCATCCAGCGGCTGGATCCGGTGGGCGTGGCCGCGCGCAGCGTGCAGGAGTGTCTGCTCGTCCAGCTGCAGCACCAGGGCCTCGACGAGGATCCTGTGCTGGTTTCTCTCGTGCGGGATCACTTGGAGGATTTTGAGAAGCACCGCTACAAGCCGTTGACCAAGAAGTTCAAGATCACCATGGAGGATTTGAAGGACTATCTCGACCTGATCCAGAGTCTTGAGCCCATGCCCGGAGCGCATTTCTCCTCCGGCGAGCCGCAGTATGTGAGCCCGGATGTCTTCGTGTACAAGGTCGGGCAGGATTTCGTCATCGTATTGAACGAGGAGGGGTTCCCCCGCCTTCAGCTCAACCCCTTCTACATGGAAAACGCCAAGGCCAAGAACACGGCCGAGCGTGAATATTTTCAGGACAAGGTCCGCAGCGCGGAATGGCTGATGAAGAGCCTTTACCAGCGGCAGCGCACCTTGTACAAGGTGATGGAGAGTATCGTCCGCTTTCAACGCGACTTCTTCGAACATGGGGTGACCCGGCTCAAGCCGTTGATCCTCAAGGAGGTCGCGGAGGACATCGGGATGCATGAGTCCACCGTGAGCCGCATCACCACCAGCAAGTATGTGGCGACCCCCCACGGCATTTTTGAGCTCAAGTTCTTTTTCAACAGTGCGCTGGACCTTGACGACGGCACTCAGGTCGGATCCGAGTCCGTCAAGGCGCTCATCAAGCAGCTCATCGGCGAGGAAAACCCAAAACGACCGTTGAGCGATGAACAGATCGGCGAAATCCTGAAACAGAAACTGGAGGTGAACATAGCACGGAGAACAGTGGCCAAGTACCGAACGGCCATGCACATCGAGTCTTCCTCCAAGCGCAAGCACGTGTTTTAA
- the lptB gene encoding LPS export ABC transporter ATP-binding protein, protein MAELIATNLSKRYGEREVVRHINLAIHDREVVGLLGPNGAGKTTTFYMLVGVVNPTTGNVVLDKQDVTEMPLHERARLGLSYLPQESSIFKKLSVRHNLDVILEQMPMTRAERKTRAEELLEMFTITKLANQPAMFLSGGERRRLEIARALIVNPKFILLDEPFAGIDPIAVIDIQEIISVLKGMGIGILISDHNVRETLNICDRAYLVYEGMVILEGSPSEIVQSSKARKLYLGESFSL, encoded by the coding sequence ATGGCCGAACTTATCGCGACGAACCTGTCAAAGCGCTATGGCGAACGCGAGGTCGTGCGCCACATCAATCTCGCCATCCATGATCGCGAGGTTGTGGGGCTGCTGGGGCCGAACGGCGCAGGCAAGACCACAACCTTCTACATGCTCGTGGGCGTGGTGAATCCCACCACGGGAAATGTCGTTCTGGACAAGCAGGACGTGACCGAAATGCCCTTGCACGAGCGTGCTCGGCTCGGTCTTTCCTACCTGCCCCAGGAAAGTTCCATTTTCAAGAAACTCTCGGTTCGCCACAACCTTGACGTAATTCTTGAGCAGATGCCCATGACCCGGGCCGAGCGGAAGACGCGCGCCGAAGAACTGCTTGAGATGTTCACCATCACCAAGCTTGCCAACCAGCCCGCCATGTTCCTTTCGGGGGGTGAGCGCCGGAGGCTTGAGATCGCCCGCGCGCTTATCGTGAACCCCAAGTTCATCCTCTTGGACGAGCCGTTTGCCGGCATCGACCCCATCGCCGTGATCGATATTCAGGAGATCATCTCCGTGCTCAAGGGGATGGGCATCGGCATCCTCATATCCGACCACAACGTCCGGGAGACGCTCAATATTTGCGATCGAGCCTACCTCGTCTATGAGGGCATGGTCATCCTTGAGGGGAGCCCCTCGGAGATCGTGCAGAGCAGCAAGGCCAGAAAGCTCTACCTGGGCGAATCGTTCAGTCTGTAG
- a CDS encoding LptA/OstA family protein — protein sequence MRPFVHVLAVAALLALVAVASAQTTGGEVKMAAGEVAVRLKPEPGAQVVRVLQQGVRVRVEPAKPSGWLAVYDLSEPKRDPNRAIGYAEATSFAVPGTPHPENPATALSSGTKGKSSQGVKPGSELKASAVQSPPVKAAKDANQDPVRITSDKMVYSQTDNAVVFQGNVHGAQADMAIWASKITAYFADKAKTPGSQQKENGTDLGAGKIDRIVAEGDVRLVAGKNEGACAQLTYFVNEGVLRMEGNPILREGQNTVRGDVIKYYLNEKRSEVLSGAQRRVEAVFFTPGSDRK from the coding sequence GTGAGGCCGTTTGTCCACGTACTCGCCGTAGCGGCGCTTTTGGCGCTGGTTGCCGTTGCTTCAGCCCAAACGACAGGGGGCGAGGTGAAAATGGCCGCAGGAGAAGTTGCCGTGCGGCTTAAGCCGGAGCCTGGCGCCCAGGTGGTGCGCGTGCTGCAGCAGGGCGTTCGTGTCCGCGTTGAGCCCGCCAAACCATCTGGATGGCTGGCAGTGTACGACTTGAGCGAACCCAAACGCGACCCCAACCGCGCCATTGGCTACGCCGAGGCGACGAGTTTCGCCGTGCCGGGGACGCCCCATCCGGAGAATCCCGCCACGGCATTGTCCTCTGGCACAAAAGGGAAGTCGTCGCAGGGGGTGAAGCCAGGCAGTGAGCTCAAAGCCAGCGCCGTCCAAAGCCCACCGGTGAAAGCGGCCAAGGATGCAAATCAGGATCCTGTTCGGATCACCTCCGACAAGATGGTGTACAGCCAGACGGATAACGCCGTTGTCTTTCAGGGCAATGTGCATGGCGCGCAGGCCGACATGGCCATCTGGGCCAGCAAGATTACGGCCTACTTTGCCGACAAGGCCAAGACGCCGGGGAGCCAGCAGAAGGAAAACGGCACGGACCTGGGGGCTGGAAAAATCGACCGCATTGTTGCGGAAGGGGATGTGCGCCTTGTCGCAGGCAAGAATGAAGGGGCCTGTGCTCAGCTTACCTATTTTGTGAACGAGGGGGTTTTGCGCATGGAAGGCAACCCCATCCTCCGCGAAGGGCAGAACACCGTACGCGGCGATGTGATCAAGTATTATCTGAACGAAAAGCGCAGCGAAGTGTTGAGTGGCGCGCAACGGCGTGTGGAAGCGGTCTTTTTTACCCCAGGTTCGGACAGGAAATAG
- the lptC gene encoding LPS export ABC transporter periplasmic protein LptC: MRKPFFTVIVIFLLGLVVGLVVNMQRDNVHDAPAEKPQTKAEPDVLAEDLELVQGSDGKELWRIRATSAEYSLDQRIVQVIRPQLFAYVGPEREEVFIKSDLGEINQSGNTVTLRDNIAGRFGQFALSSDVFDYIGAMKKAYFKGRVIVTRPDFTVNATTVEINLETRELTAAGGVAAEFTPAALEGLKKEKKP, encoded by the coding sequence ATGCGCAAGCCTTTTTTCACCGTGATCGTGATCTTCCTGCTTGGCCTGGTCGTCGGCCTTGTGGTCAACATGCAGCGGGACAACGTTCACGACGCGCCTGCCGAAAAGCCGCAGACCAAGGCTGAGCCCGACGTTCTGGCCGAGGATCTGGAGTTGGTGCAGGGCAGCGATGGCAAGGAACTCTGGCGCATTCGCGCCACGAGCGCCGAATATAGCCTGGACCAGCGTATCGTGCAGGTTATCAGGCCACAGCTTTTCGCCTATGTCGGGCCTGAGCGCGAGGAGGTCTTTATCAAGTCCGACCTGGGCGAGATAAATCAGTCCGGCAACACCGTGACCCTGCGAGACAACATCGCTGGCCGGTTTGGGCAGTTTGCGCTCAGTTCCGATGTGTTCGACTACATCGGCGCCATGAAGAAAGCGTATTTCAAGGGCCGGGTCATTGTCACCCGGCCGGACTTCACTGTTAATGCCACAACGGTGGAGATAAATTTGGAGACACGGGAGCTTACCGCCGCGGGAGGCGTTGCCGCAGAATTTACGCCAGCCGCCCTGGAGGGGCTCAAGAAGGAGAAGAAGCCGTGA
- a CDS encoding KdsC family phosphatase encodes MSEADIARLGAGIKLLVLDVDGVLTDGGLYYDHEGRVSKRFNVQDGLGIKIAQSFGLDVAVTTGLNHGAVEKRVRELGIAEYHAGHVDKAPLVDGICGRLGLERAEVAYLGDDWVDAGVMRSVGLPMAVLNAQPEILALARWVSTRPGGHGAVREAVMFLLRCRGQYDAAWEKWR; translated from the coding sequence GTGTCTGAAGCGGACATTGCGCGCCTTGGAGCGGGCATCAAGCTCCTTGTTCTGGATGTTGACGGAGTGCTCACCGATGGCGGCCTGTATTACGACCATGAGGGCCGTGTCTCCAAGCGCTTCAACGTTCAAGACGGCCTTGGAATCAAAATTGCACAATCCTTTGGGTTGGATGTCGCCGTCACCACTGGCCTGAACCATGGCGCGGTGGAAAAACGGGTTCGCGAGCTCGGCATCGCCGAATACCACGCTGGGCACGTGGACAAGGCGCCGTTGGTGGATGGCATCTGCGGGCGGCTGGGGCTGGAACGCGCCGAAGTCGCCTACCTTGGCGACGATTGGGTTGATGCGGGCGTTATGCGTTCCGTGGGGCTGCCCATGGCCGTGCTCAACGCGCAGCCGGAAATCCTGGCCCTGGCCCGATGGGTCTCCACGCGCCCCGGCGGCCACGGAGCCGTACGCGAGGCCGTGATGTTCCTCCTGCGCTGCCGCGGACAGTACGATGCGGCCTGGGAGAAGTGGAGATGA
- the kdsA gene encoding 3-deoxy-8-phosphooctulonate synthase, with protein sequence MSCTDSAALYAKSLAGPFLLAGPCVLESRQLALDVAKELAAISERLGLPIVFKSSFDKANRTSVTSFRGPGLDMGLTWLAEVRETTGLPVVTDIHLPEQAAPVGEVADVLQIPAFLCRQTDLLVAAAETGRIVNVKKGQFLAPWDMKNACEKLRSTGNGRFWLTERGASFGYNNLVVDMRSIPIMRGFGAPVVFDATHSVQLPGGQGGCSGGQREYVSVLASAAVAAGASGVFMEVHPDPDCALCDGPNSLPLSQLEPLLKRLLAIWSVPSV encoded by the coding sequence ATGAGCTGCACCGACAGCGCGGCATTGTACGCCAAAAGCCTGGCCGGGCCGTTCCTGCTGGCCGGACCGTGCGTGCTCGAAAGCCGCCAGCTGGCACTTGATGTGGCCAAGGAACTCGCCGCCATCTCGGAGCGACTGGGGCTGCCCATCGTCTTCAAGAGCTCTTTCGACAAGGCCAATCGGACCTCGGTGACGAGCTTCCGTGGACCTGGGCTGGACATGGGGCTCACGTGGCTGGCCGAGGTGCGCGAGACCACAGGCCTGCCCGTGGTGACGGACATCCATCTGCCGGAACAGGCTGCGCCCGTGGGAGAGGTGGCCGACGTGCTGCAGATTCCTGCCTTTTTGTGCAGGCAGACGGATCTGCTTGTGGCGGCCGCTGAAACGGGGCGCATCGTCAACGTCAAAAAGGGGCAGTTCCTTGCCCCCTGGGACATGAAAAACGCCTGCGAAAAGTTGCGCTCCACAGGCAACGGACGGTTCTGGCTCACGGAGCGCGGGGCCTCATTCGGCTATAATAATCTTGTGGTGGACATGCGCTCGATTCCCATCATGCGGGGCTTCGGCGCGCCGGTGGTCTTCGACGCCACCCATTCCGTCCAGTTGCCGGGAGGGCAGGGAGGCTGTTCGGGCGGACAGCGCGAATATGTCTCCGTCCTGGCAAGCGCGGCAGTGGCCGCCGGTGCTTCGGGCGTGTTCATGGAGGTGCATCCGGATCCGGACTGCGCCTTGTGCGATGGCCCGAACAGCCTCCCTCTTTCGCAACTGGAGCCGCTTTTGAAGCGTCTGCTCGCCATATGGAGCGTGCCCAGTGTCTGA
- a CDS encoding CTP synthase: protein MKTKYIFITGGVLSSLGKGLAGASIGALLQARGLKVTIQKLDPYINVDPGTMNPFQHGEVYVTEDGAETDLDLGHYERYLNIHMGQENNYTSGRIYENVINKERRGDYLGGTVQVIPHITDEIKHAVLNVAKNDEDVALIEIGGTVGDIEGLPFLEAIRQLKNDLGRENVLFLHLTLVPYMRAAGELKTKPTQHSVKELRAIGIQPDIILCRSEVPLPDDLKAKIALFCDVDRDAVFSAIDVKSIYEVPLEFYREGVDQKIAILLKLPAKNAELDPWKELNRRIQNPKGKVRVGIVGKYVDLKEAYKSLHEALIHGGVANEVSVELEYVNSEEITAKNVEKRLKTLDAILVPGGFGSRGIEGKILAIKYARENKVPFFGICLGMQCAVIEFSRHVLGLEKANSQEFDEFTPDPVIYLMTEWYDFRKKKVEKRNEESNKGGTMRLGSYPCKLVKETKALAAYGEPRIEERHRHRYEFNKKYADALQKAGLVLSGTSPDEELVEIVELPGHPWFLGCQFHPEFKSRPMQPHPLFREFIAAGFAYAQGK from the coding sequence ATGAAGACCAAGTATATTTTCATCACCGGCGGGGTGCTCTCGTCCCTGGGCAAGGGGCTGGCCGGCGCGTCTATAGGCGCGCTGCTACAGGCACGCGGCCTCAAGGTCACCATTCAGAAGCTCGACCCGTACATCAACGTGGACCCCGGCACCATGAACCCCTTCCAGCATGGCGAGGTGTACGTCACCGAGGACGGTGCGGAGACCGATCTCGACCTGGGCCACTACGAGCGCTATCTGAACATCCACATGGGCCAGGAGAACAACTACACCTCCGGGCGCATATACGAGAACGTCATCAACAAGGAGCGCCGCGGCGACTACCTGGGCGGTACCGTGCAGGTCATTCCGCACATCACCGATGAAATCAAACATGCGGTGCTCAACGTGGCCAAGAATGACGAGGACGTGGCGCTCATCGAAATCGGCGGCACTGTGGGCGACATAGAGGGCCTGCCGTTTTTGGAGGCCATTCGCCAGCTCAAAAATGACTTGGGCAGGGAGAACGTGCTGTTTCTGCACCTGACTTTGGTGCCCTACATGCGCGCCGCAGGGGAGCTCAAGACCAAGCCGACCCAGCACAGCGTCAAGGAACTGCGCGCCATCGGCATCCAGCCCGACATCATTCTCTGTCGTTCCGAGGTGCCCCTGCCCGATGACCTGAAGGCCAAGATTGCGCTTTTCTGCGACGTGGACCGCGACGCCGTGTTCTCCGCCATTGACGTCAAGAGCATTTACGAGGTTCCCCTTGAGTTCTATCGCGAGGGCGTGGACCAGAAGATCGCCATCCTGCTCAAGCTGCCGGCCAAGAACGCTGAGCTTGATCCCTGGAAGGAGCTGAACCGCCGCATCCAGAACCCCAAAGGCAAGGTGCGCGTTGGCATTGTGGGCAAGTACGTGGATTTGAAGGAGGCTTACAAGAGTCTGCACGAGGCCCTCATTCACGGCGGCGTGGCCAATGAGGTGTCCGTGGAGCTTGAGTACGTGAACTCCGAGGAGATCACCGCCAAGAATGTGGAGAAGCGTCTCAAGACCCTGGACGCCATCCTTGTGCCCGGCGGTTTCGGTTCGCGCGGCATCGAGGGCAAGATTTTGGCCATCAAATACGCCCGCGAGAACAAGGTGCCGTTCTTTGGCATCTGTCTGGGGATGCAGTGCGCGGTCATCGAATTCTCGCGACATGTCTTGGGGCTTGAAAAGGCCAATTCCCAGGAATTCGACGAGTTCACGCCAGATCCGGTCATCTACCTCATGACCGAGTGGTATGACTTCCGCAAGAAGAAGGTCGAGAAGCGCAACGAAGAGTCCAACAAGGGCGGAACCATGCGCCTGGGCTCGTACCCTTGCAAGCTCGTCAAGGAAACAAAGGCCTTGGCTGCCTATGGCGAGCCCCGCATCGAGGAGCGCCACCGCCATCGGTATGAATTCAACAAAAAGTACGCCGATGCTCTGCAAAAGGCCGGGCTGGTGCTCTCCGGCACATCCCCGGACGAAGAGCTTGTCGAAATCGTAGAGCTCCCAGGACATCCCTGGTTCCTGGGCTGCCAGTTCCATCCGGAGTTCAAGTCGCGCCCCATGCAGCCGCATCCGCTCTTCCGCGAATTCATCGCCGCCGGGTTCGCCTACGCGCAGGGAAAGTAG
- a CDS encoding phosphoribosylformylglycinamidine synthase subunit PurQ — translation MARVKALVLTGYGTNCEQESAHAARQSGADEADIAYFSDISSGHVRMENYNFLIFPGGFLDGDDLGSAQAAALRWRFAKTANGEPVIEQLRAFFEKGGIILGICNGFQLLVKLGLLPAIGGKYFERQVSISHNDSARYEDRWVTLRANPSSPCVFTKGVDVLAAPVRHGEGKIVPLDQATLDALEAANLVALRYIDPESGLPTMDYPLNPNGAANAIAGLTDPSGRILGLMPHPEAYNHPCNHPGWTRGEGSALGLILLESGVRYLKNL, via the coding sequence ATGGCCCGCGTCAAAGCACTTGTTCTTACCGGATACGGCACCAATTGTGAACAGGAATCCGCACACGCTGCCCGGCAATCCGGCGCAGACGAGGCGGACATCGCCTATTTTTCCGATATCTCTTCCGGACATGTCCGCATGGAGAATTACAATTTCCTCATTTTCCCCGGCGGGTTCCTGGATGGCGACGATCTGGGTTCGGCACAGGCGGCGGCCTTGCGCTGGCGTTTCGCCAAGACGGCAAATGGAGAGCCCGTCATTGAACAGTTGCGCGCCTTCTTCGAAAAAGGCGGCATCATCCTGGGCATCTGCAACGGTTTCCAACTCCTGGTGAAGCTTGGGCTGCTGCCCGCAATTGGCGGCAAGTACTTCGAGCGCCAGGTATCCATTTCGCACAACGATTCCGCCCGCTATGAGGACCGCTGGGTGACCTTGAGGGCCAACCCCTCCTCGCCCTGCGTGTTCACAAAAGGGGTGGACGTGCTCGCCGCCCCGGTGCGCCACGGCGAAGGCAAGATCGTGCCGCTTGACCAGGCCACGCTGGACGCACTTGAAGCCGCCAACCTTGTGGCCCTGCGCTACATAGACCCGGAAAGCGGCCTGCCCACCATGGACTATCCGCTGAACCCCAACGGCGCGGCCAACGCCATCGCCGGGCTCACCGATCCCTCTGGCCGCATTCTGGGCCTTATGCCGCACCCGGAGGCCTACAACCACCCCTGCAACCATCCCGGTTGGACACGTGGCGAAGGTTCGGCCCTCGGCCTGATTTTGCTGGAGTCCGGGGTGCGGTACCTGAAGAACCTTTAG
- a CDS encoding nucleoside deaminase — MRPAPTPPALPPGHAAGQTWRSMMAEAFDEACLAAQEGEIPIGAALFDAKGELLARARNRNISLCDPSAHAEILCLREAGAMLRNHRLTGSVLAVTLEPCLMCVGALLHARVAGILFAAADPKAGALTSNLDGANLPFANHRPWVIQGVLAEDCSALLKRFFLARRK, encoded by the coding sequence ATGCGCCCGGCCCCCACCCCTCCAGCCCTGCCGCCGGGCCATGCCGCTGGCCAGACCTGGCGGAGCATGATGGCCGAAGCCTTTGACGAGGCATGCCTGGCTGCGCAGGAAGGCGAAATCCCCATCGGGGCGGCCCTGTTCGACGCGAAGGGTGAACTGCTGGCTCGCGCCCGCAACCGCAACATATCCCTTTGCGATCCCAGCGCACACGCGGAAATCCTCTGTCTCCGCGAGGCTGGCGCCATGCTTCGCAACCATCGCCTCACGGGAAGCGTGCTTGCGGTGACCCTTGAGCCCTGCCTCATGTGCGTTGGCGCCCTGTTGCACGCCCGCGTGGCCGGTATCCTGTTCGCCGCGGCCGACCCCAAGGCCGGCGCACTGACTTCCAACCTTGACGGCGCAAACCTTCCTTTCGCCAACCATCGGCCATGGGTCATCCAAGGCGTGCTGGCCGAGGACTGCTCCGCCCTGCTCAAACGCTTCTTTCTCGCCCGCCGCAAATAG